The DNA segment AGGATCGCGGCGCCCCGTTGCTGGCGGTCGGCCTGGAGGCGCTCGATCTCGTCGTCGAGCGCCGCGGTGCGTTCGACCGCGTACCCGAGCAGGTCGAGCCGCTCGAAGCCGGCGTCGACGCGCAGCTCGATCCCCCGGACGAGCCGGACCCCCTCGCGCTCGACGACGGGGGCGTCGAGGTCGGGGTGAACGCGGTCGTGGTCGGTGACGGCGACCCAGTCGAGCCCAGCGTCGACCGCGGTCGTCGCGAGCTCCGCGACCGTCATGGTCCCGTCCGAGACGGTGGTGTGCGCGTGGAGGTCGGCGACGAGCCGGTCCGTGTCCATGGGTCCCGTTCGGCGACCCCGTACTAAGCGCCGACGATAGTTGCACGTGAACGCACACCAATATAAGGAAATATAATTAGATATCTCCGATTAAGGTTGTACATGGACAATCATTAAGAACCGTCAGCGATTCCCGTCTGTTGATGCGCTTGAACGGCGTCGACGACCGACTCGAACGGCACCAATATCCGACGACCTCGGAGGAACTGATCGCGGCCCACGGGAACGCGACCGTAGAGCTCGCGGAGGGCTCCGAGCGTCTCGGCGACGTGCTGGAGCGGTTCGGGGACCAGACGTTCGACGACGCGGAGGACGTGTTCACCACCCTCCGCGCCGGCGTCTGCCACCGCGGAGTCGGTCGGCGGTTCTACTCGGACCGCGACCCGACGACCGACGCCGAGGACGGGCCCTCGCCGGTCTCGTTCTGAACGGAACCGCGGTTCGACCGCTTTTTTCGACTTTTTCGACCGTCACCCACGTGACGATCCGACTCAGATCCAGTCGATAGCCGGCGACAGGTCGACCGGCACCGACCCCTTTCGGTATCCCTCGACGCGTCCGTCCGGGCGCGCGCGGAGGACGACCGCCGGGCGGTGCCGGACGTCCGGCTTGGCGTCCCGGACCGCGGCCCAGTCGTCCGCGGGGAACGAGGTGCAGTCGACGAGCAGGGTGACGCCGCCGCCGTGCGCCTCCAGCTGGCCGCTCGTCTTCGTCTCCGCGGTGTCGCGGACCGCCGCGACGGGACCGCTCGCGGACCGGTTCGAGGCGGGCTGCGGGCGGGTCACCTCGACAAGAAACGCGCGCCCGGTGTCCGGGTCGGTCGCGCGGAAGTCGAGCGAGTGCCCGGTCGTCACCTCGATCTCCGGGGTCACGTCGTAGCCGGAGTCGGTGAGGATCCGCGCC comes from the Halorubrum depositum genome and includes:
- a CDS encoding DUF5789 family protein encodes the protein MRLNGVDDRLERHQYPTTSEELIAAHGNATVELAEGSERLGDVLERFGDQTFDDAEDVFTTLRAGVCHRGVGRRFYSDRDPTTDAEDGPSPVSF